GCCTAACTACCAATTATTTTCTGAAGTGTGTGAATTTGGCCAACCGCAGGTGCTCAGTACAGCCTTAGAGTTACTGTGGCAAAGCCAGTATGACAAAAAACTTAAGTTCAATATTGACGTGCATTTACAACGCCTTGATGAAAATACTCCAGATCCTAGTGAATTTGAAGCCTATGGTGCTTACCCTGCCATGGATGCAGCAGTAGCCATTGCAACGCTAATGGGTGCTATAGACGGGAAAATTGAAGAAGATATTACTAATATTAGTAAGTTATCATCAAGCACTGTAGCAAATTACATTGAAGCAATTAGTGATGAATCATTAATGGATGAAGAACTTGATGAATTTGTATTTTCGCACCCAGTAATGGAAGAAGAAAAAGAACTACAAGGCATGTTACTCGACATTATCGAAGCTAACCCAGAAATCACCAGCGAACTGGTTAAAGGTTTACGTAAAGAGATTATCGAAGCCGGTGTGTCTAATATTGGCATTAGTCTATAGGGGCTGACTCCGATACTGCCAATAAACAACCAAGCCTGATGTTATTCAGGCTTTTTATTGAGTGTCACGCCATGAAATTTTTTATCACAGTTTCATTTTTATCCAGCCTGATAAAAAACCGATAATTGTACCTTAATCGTTAGTTATCTGCTGCAAATAGGCTCTTTCTTTGGGTTGAATCCAGTAAGTGCATTTTTACTGAACTTGAAATATTGTCATCAGCAAAAGTATTACAGGTCAGTTTGAGCCAAAAGTAAAAAATAAACACTCGTTTAACTTTAGCCTAATTGCATCCTCCTAGCAAAACGCAGTAAAGTGACCATATTGTCATTTTGTTAAGGAATTGCGTGGGATGTCCAGTATTCTTACCCCGCTAATCGCTGTATTTATCATTATGCTGCTTGGCAGTATTGTACAAAAATTGAGATTTTTGCCAGCCGACACCGATCTGATCCTCAATCAATTTGTCTACTACATTGCCTTTCCGGCAATTTTACTGATTGTATTAGCTGAAACACGCATTGAAGACATTATTCAATGGGGCTTTATTGGTGGCTTTAGTTTGGCGATGATCATTACCTATGCATTGGTGATTGCTGTGTCATTGTGGCGCAAACCTAAGCAGCAAGCCGTTGCGGCAATGCGCGCCTTAAATGCCACCTTTGGCAATACTGCATTTATTGGTATTCCATTACTGAGCTTGTTATTCCCAGGTAACAAGATCGCCTTAGTTGCCGCTGCCATTGCCAGCTTACTGTCGGTGTTTATGTTTGCCTTTGCCTTGGTCTCTATTGAACTGGCCAGCCGTGACAAAAAATCAACTGATCATGCCATCGTCATCATGGCGAATGCACTATGCAAAAATCCGATTGTACTGGGCAGCGTCATTGGTATCAGCCTATCGGCATTGCATATTACCTTACCAGAGAGTCTGGCATTAGTACTGCATCAAATAGGCAATACCTCAAGCCCTTGTGCACTATTTGCCATCGGAATGGTACTTGCTAAAGCGTTACGACATCAATCGTTCGCAAAAATGTTCAGTCTCGGACTTATAATAGAACTCAGTTTCATTAACTTACTCAAGTTATTTGTTCAGCCCTTGATTGCCTTTGGATTACTCAAATTCTTTGGCGTAGAGCATCAACTACTGATTATGGGAGTACTTTTAGCAGCCTTACCAACGGCAGCAAGCGTATATCTGTTGGCTGAACGATACCAAATTAATGCCAATGGAAGTGCTCAAGGGATTTTATATGGCACATTAATCACCTTTATCAGTTTGCCTATAATAGAAACACTTTTAAAATCCATTGCTTAATGTTCAACCGACTCTCGACGATAAAATAGTCAATAATAATTTTACCTCAACCACTTTACTGTATATAAAATCAGTATATACTGTTTATCAATACAGTGGTTTGGTCGTTTATTGACAGGAATTCATTATGCTTTGCCAACTCAGCATCAATAATTTTGCTATCGTGCGTTTTTTAGAACTCGATTTTAAAGCAGGTATGACAAGCATCACCGGCGAAACTGGTGCAGGTAAATCGATTGCAATCGATGCACTTGGGTTATGTCTTGGTAATCGTAGTGATGCCAATACTGTCAGACCTGGCGCCAGCAAAACCGAAGTGAGTGCAAGGTTTACCCTTGTCGATGTGCCTTTAGCTAAACGTTGGCTTGAAGATAGCGATCTCGATGCTGAAGATGAATGCATATTGCGTCGAACCATTAGCAGTGATGGCCGCTCAAGAGCCTACATTAATGGTAATCCAGTTCCTGTGACGCAATTAAAAGCCATCGGCCAGTTATTGATTGGTATTCACGGCCAGCATGCTCATCACGCTATGCTCAAAAGCGAACATCAATTAAACCTACTCGACAACTATGCTAATCACAAACTACTACTCGATAGTGTCAGTGCCAGCTACCAACGCTGCAAGCAAGTTGAAAACGAGCTGAAGGATCTTGAGCAAGCTCAGCATGAGCGTATTTCTCGTCAACAGTTACTCCAATATCAAGTTGAAGAGCTAAATGAATTCAACTTAGGCTTAGATGAGTTTGATGAAATAGAACAAGAACACAAACGCTTAGCCAATGGCACAGATCTAATTGAACGTTGCCAAGCGGGCTTGCATTTATTGACCGAAAATGATGATGCTAATATCGAATCACTACTCAATAAAGTGGCCACTATTGCAGATACGCTTCAAGGCTTCGATGAATCACTTAGCCCGATTAGCACTATGATCAATGATGCATTAATTCAAGTACAAGAAAGCGCTAGCGAAATTGAGAGTTATTTAAGTAGTTTAGAGCTTGATCCTGAACATTTCGCCTATTTAGAAAAACGCCTATCAATGGCAATGCAATTGGCGCGCAAGCATCATGTGAGTGCTGACAAGCTAGCGCTACATCATCAAGCGCTTATGAGTGAATTAGCCGAACTTGCTGACGATGAAACTAAATTAGATGAAATAAGACAACAACTTGCAGACACCAGAAATGCTTATCTAACTAATGCACAAAAACTCAGCCAAAGCCGCAGCCGTTATGCCAAGGAATTAGATAAGTTAGTCACTCAATCTATTCATGAACTCAACATGCCTAAGGGTAAGTTTACCATTCAGATTAATCATAATCCGCACAACATTTCAGTTAATGGCTGCGATAACATTGAGTTTATGGTGACCACTAACCCAGGACAACCATTGCAACCGATCTCAAAAGTCGCCTCTGGCGGTGAGCTATCGCGCATTGGATTGGGGATTCAAGTGATCACGGCGAAAAAAGTTGCCACTCCAACATTAATATTTGATGAAGTTGATGTGGGTATTTCAGGTCCAACAGCCTCTGTCGTCGGACGCATGTTACGCAGTCTTGGCGAGTCGACCCAAGTGTTATGCGTCACCCATTTGCCGCAAGTTGCGGGTAATGGTCATCAGCACATGTTTGTGAATAAATTTAATAAAGGTGGCAACACAGAAACGACCATGCAGGCCTTGGATAAAGAGCAACGGGTGAATGAACTTGCACGCTTATTGGGTGGCGATGTCATAACCGAAAACACCTTAGCTAACGCCCGTGAACTATTGCAATAATCGTTACGCACTTATAAAAAGTAAATCAATATGTTAACGTAAAGTTAACATGAATTTACGGATAAATCATAATGATCAAAGTAATAAAGGGCTTGGGTGTTGTTGTCGGACTAATTTGCAGCTTATTAGTATTTATTGTTGTCTGTTTAGTGGCCATTAACGCTACAGACAGAACAAAGTCACCGAACACGCTTTTAGTTGAAACTTGGTTAAAACAACAATCGATTGACCCTGCCCAAAATGGTTTTGTATATTTGCAAGCTTTTAGCGGCACTATTGAGGATGTAACGGCGAAAGAAATGGCCACGACATTAAGTTTCAATGATGAAGAAAATCAACTATTAAGCGATTACAAAAAATCGTGTTATCAAACAGATGTAGCAAGCTGTAATGAATTTATTGAAAAAAATAACGATAGTATTTTACAAACAATTAAGGCACATAAAGCCAATATCACTCATTATAACAAGCTGATTGCAATGCCTTATTGGCAAGAAGATATTCAGTATTTAACACCTGAGAGTCTATTTAAATGGTTACCACTACTTAACTTACGAGCAATCAGTGAACTTAGCGTTTTAATCAACTTTGACGGGGCCACTAAACTTAATGCTAATGAGGCCTTGTTAACATTTTTAACTACAGATGCTCAATTCTGGAATATGGTTTATCACTCATCTCGCTCTATAGTCAACCATATGATTGCCGTTAGCGTCATCAAATCTCAACTTAACTTTGCCAGCACTGTAGCTAAGACACTCGATAGCGCGTTTGTAAATAAAGTCACCACTTGGCAAACGCCATTCGAATTAACTAACAACGATTTTGAGAGAGTATTTTCTGGTGAATGGCAGTTTGCTCATAATGTCAGAGAACAAATGCTAATTGAAGTGCAGTCTGATGAAGTCGCCTTTTATGAAAAATGGCTAGCAGATGCTTTGTACAAGCCCACAGACAGTGACAACCTTATGGCTGAGTATATTGTAAGCTTAGTAAAGGAACCGGTTTCAACGAGCTCTGCTCACACGGTCATAAAGCCTGATTACTGCTCCCTTGACAATTATATAAAGCAATTATGGATGTCACGCTACAACCCGATTGGTAAATTATTTAACTGCACAGTTTATGAAACAGATTATAAGCAACGTTTGACTAATATCAATACTGAGTTAGAGCTATTGCGCACTAATCTACTTACCGGAACATCATCTTAATAAATTCACTTCGACTG
The Shewanella vesiculosa DNA segment above includes these coding regions:
- the recN gene encoding DNA repair protein RecN, yielding MLCQLSINNFAIVRFLELDFKAGMTSITGETGAGKSIAIDALGLCLGNRSDANTVRPGASKTEVSARFTLVDVPLAKRWLEDSDLDAEDECILRRTISSDGRSRAYINGNPVPVTQLKAIGQLLIGIHGQHAHHAMLKSEHQLNLLDNYANHKLLLDSVSASYQRCKQVENELKDLEQAQHERISRQQLLQYQVEELNEFNLGLDEFDEIEQEHKRLANGTDLIERCQAGLHLLTENDDANIESLLNKVATIADTLQGFDESLSPISTMINDALIQVQESASEIESYLSSLELDPEHFAYLEKRLSMAMQLARKHHVSADKLALHHQALMSELAELADDETKLDEIRQQLADTRNAYLTNAQKLSQSRSRYAKELDKLVTQSIHELNMPKGKFTIQINHNPHNISVNGCDNIEFMVTTNPGQPLQPISKVASGGELSRIGLGIQVITAKKVATPTLIFDEVDVGISGPTASVVGRMLRSLGESTQVLCVTHLPQVAGNGHQHMFVNKFNKGGNTETTMQALDKEQRVNELARLLGGDVITENTLANARELLQ
- a CDS encoding YjaG family protein; translation: MTSKSGFFKRLKALSLPQKQLFALALCQRMLPNYQLFSEVCEFGQPQVLSTALELLWQSQYDKKLKFNIDVHLQRLDENTPDPSEFEAYGAYPAMDAAVAIATLMGAIDGKIEEDITNISKLSSSTVANYIEAISDESLMDEELDEFVFSHPVMEEEKELQGMLLDIIEANPEITSELVKGLRKEIIEAGVSNIGISL
- a CDS encoding AEC family transporter; this translates as MSSILTPLIAVFIIMLLGSIVQKLRFLPADTDLILNQFVYYIAFPAILLIVLAETRIEDIIQWGFIGGFSLAMIITYALVIAVSLWRKPKQQAVAAMRALNATFGNTAFIGIPLLSLLFPGNKIALVAAAIASLLSVFMFAFALVSIELASRDKKSTDHAIVIMANALCKNPIVLGSVIGISLSALHITLPESLALVLHQIGNTSSPCALFAIGMVLAKALRHQSFAKMFSLGLIIELSFINLLKLFVQPLIAFGLLKFFGVEHQLLIMGVLLAALPTAASVYLLAERYQINANGSAQGILYGTLITFISLPIIETLLKSIA